A window of the Streptomyces sp. JB150 genome harbors these coding sequences:
- a CDS encoding VOC family protein, whose product MRLVAATLDAPSARELADFYLRLLPGWRVWNGEEEPDWVHIRPPDGGTGLSFQTEPRYVPPVWPSEPDRQQMSVHLDIAVDDLEGETAAALLAGARLAAYQPQPDVRVLLDPAGHPFCLYVPTGDDGQ is encoded by the coding sequence ATGAGACTCGTTGCGGCGACCCTGGACGCGCCGAGCGCGCGTGAGCTGGCGGACTTCTACCTGCGGCTGCTGCCCGGCTGGCGGGTGTGGAACGGCGAGGAGGAGCCGGACTGGGTGCACATCCGCCCGCCGGACGGCGGCACCGGACTGTCCTTCCAGACCGAGCCCCGGTACGTGCCGCCCGTCTGGCCGAGCGAGCCGGACCGGCAGCAGATGTCCGTCCATCTGGACATCGCCGTGGACGACCTGGAGGGCGAGACGGCCGCCGCCCTCCTCGCGGGCGCCCGGCTCGCCGCGTACCAGCCCCAGCCCGACGTGCGGGTGCTGCTGGACCCGGCGGGACACCCCTTCTGTCTGTACGTGCCGACGGGGGACGACGGTCAGTAG
- a CDS encoding DUF3099 domain-containing protein yields MYARRRRLYFALMGTCLVLFVLAWAVVRLVSTEAAVGMCVVAMLIPPVAAIVANRRGPDDRWWDAPSGDPRSDEWWDELDGRKRPR; encoded by the coding sequence ATGTACGCGCGGCGGCGTCGTCTGTACTTCGCCCTGATGGGCACCTGCCTGGTGCTGTTCGTCCTGGCGTGGGCCGTGGTCCGGCTCGTGTCGACCGAGGCGGCCGTCGGCATGTGCGTGGTCGCCATGCTCATCCCGCCCGTCGCCGCGATCGTCGCCAACCGGCGCGGCCCGGACGACCGCTGGTGGGACGCTCCCTCCGGCGACCCCCGGTCCGACGAGTGGTGGGACGAGCTGGACGGCAGGAAGCGCCCCAGGTGA
- a CDS encoding FABP family protein: MIEIPSDLHKDLVPLAFLLGNWVGAGVHDFPGSEKCNFGQEVTFTHDGRDFLEYHSHTWVLDKDGNKVRPLESEHGFWRIDADRKVEVTMTRDDGVIEIWYGEMAHQKPQIDLVTDAVARTPASQPYSGGKRLYGYVKSDLMWVGEKQTPEVELRPYMSAHLKKVVTPEDVERWAKALPDDLPDDGIAFFK; encoded by the coding sequence ATGATCGAGATCCCGTCCGACCTCCACAAGGACCTCGTCCCCCTCGCCTTCCTGCTCGGCAACTGGGTGGGCGCGGGTGTGCACGACTTCCCCGGTTCCGAGAAGTGCAACTTCGGGCAGGAGGTCACCTTCACGCACGACGGCCGGGACTTCCTGGAGTACCACTCGCACACCTGGGTGCTCGACAAGGACGGCAACAAGGTCCGCCCGCTGGAGTCGGAGCACGGCTTCTGGCGGATCGACGCCGACCGCAAGGTCGAGGTGACCATGACCCGCGACGACGGCGTCATCGAGATCTGGTACGGCGAGATGGCCCACCAGAAGCCGCAGATCGACCTGGTCACCGACGCCGTCGCCCGCACCCCCGCCTCCCAGCCCTACAGCGGCGGCAAGCGGCTCTACGGCTACGTCAAGAGCGACCTGATGTGGGTCGGCGAGAAGCAGACCCCCGAGGTCGAGCTGCGCCCCTACATGTCGGCGCACCTGAAGAAGGTCGTCACCCCCGAGGACGTCGAGCGCTGGGCGAAGGCCCTGCCGGACGACCTGCCGGACGACGGGATCGCCTTCTTCAAGTAG
- a CDS encoding MoaD/ThiS family protein, with translation MAKVTVRYWAAAKAAAGVAEEAYEAATLAGALAAVRERHPGELARVLRRCSFLIDGDPVGTRGHETVRLTDGGTVEVLPPFAGG, from the coding sequence ATGGCAAAGGTCACGGTGCGCTACTGGGCCGCCGCGAAGGCCGCGGCCGGGGTGGCCGAGGAGGCGTACGAGGCGGCCACGCTCGCCGGCGCGCTCGCCGCGGTGCGGGAGCGCCACCCCGGCGAACTCGCGCGCGTGCTGCGGCGCTGCTCGTTCCTCATCGACGGCGATCCCGTCGGGACCCGTGGACATGAGACGGTACGGCTGACCGACGGCGGCACGGTCGAGGTGCTCCCGCCGTTCGCAGGAGGGTGA
- a CDS encoding DUF1416 domain-containing protein, whose protein sequence is MCGAKAGGPDASTIKPGETTIQGQVTRDGEPVTGYVRLLDSTGEFTAEVPTSATGQFRFYAAEGTWTVRALVPGGTADRTVVVAEKGALAEVAIAV, encoded by the coding sequence ATGTGCGGAGCGAAGGCCGGCGGCCCCGACGCCTCGACCATCAAGCCCGGTGAGACCACCATCCAGGGCCAGGTGACCCGCGACGGCGAGCCGGTGACCGGCTACGTCCGGCTCCTGGACTCGACCGGCGAGTTCACCGCGGAGGTCCCGACCTCCGCCACGGGCCAGTTCCGCTTCTACGCGGCCGAGGGCACCTGGACCGTCCGCGCCCTGGTCCCCGGCGGCACCGCCGACCGCACGGTCGTCGTCGCCGAGAAGGGCGCGCTGGCCGAGGTCGCCATCGCGGTCTGA
- a CDS encoding response regulator transcription factor has product MSSLLLLTNALQPSAEVLPALGLLLHNVRVAPAEGPALVDTPGADVILIDGRRDLPQVRSLCQLLRSTGPGCPLVLVVTEGGLAAVTADWGIDDVLLDTAGPAEVEARLRLAMGRQQIVNDDSPMEIRNGDLSVDEATYSAKLKGRVLDLTFKEFELLKYLAQHPGRVFTRAQLLQEVWGYDYFGGTRTVDVHVRRLRAKLGPEHESLIGTVRNVGYRFVTPEKVERAAEEAKAKADRAKVDRAGKPDSVTASSVTEVPADA; this is encoded by the coding sequence ATGAGCTCTCTGCTGCTTCTCACCAATGCCCTCCAGCCGTCGGCGGAGGTGCTCCCCGCGCTCGGCCTGCTCCTGCACAACGTGCGGGTGGCCCCGGCGGAAGGCCCGGCCCTCGTCGACACCCCGGGTGCCGACGTCATCCTCATCGACGGCCGCCGCGACCTCCCGCAGGTCCGCAGCCTCTGCCAGCTGCTGCGCTCCACCGGCCCCGGCTGTCCGCTGGTCCTCGTCGTCACCGAGGGCGGCCTGGCCGCCGTCACCGCCGACTGGGGCATCGACGACGTGCTGCTCGACACCGCCGGCCCGGCCGAGGTCGAGGCCCGGCTGCGGCTCGCCATGGGCCGCCAGCAGATCGTCAACGACGACTCCCCGATGGAGATCCGCAACGGCGACCTGTCGGTGGACGAGGCGACGTACAGCGCCAAGCTCAAGGGCCGGGTCCTCGACCTGACCTTCAAGGAGTTCGAGCTGCTGAAGTACCTCGCCCAGCACCCGGGCCGGGTCTTCACCCGTGCCCAGCTGCTCCAGGAGGTCTGGGGCTACGACTACTTCGGCGGCACCCGCACGGTCGACGTCCACGTACGGCGGCTGCGGGCCAAGCTCGGCCCCGAGCACGAGTCGCTGATCGGCACCGTCCGCAACGTCGGCTACCGGTTCGTCACCCCGGAGAAGGTGGAGCGCGCCGCCGAGGAGGCCAAGGCCAAGGCCGACCGGGCGAAGGTGGACAGGGCGGGCAAGCCGGACAGCGTGACCGCCTCTTCCGTCACCGAGGTCCCGGCCGACGCCTGA
- a CDS encoding DsrE family protein, which yields MAKKLVIKVTAGADAPERCSQAFTVAAVAVASGVDVSVWLTGESAWFALPGRAAEFELPHAAPLPDLIDSILAAGRLTLCTQCAARRDITEKDVIEGVRIAGAQVFVQEALAEDTQALVY from the coding sequence ATGGCGAAGAAGCTCGTGATCAAGGTGACGGCGGGGGCCGACGCTCCCGAGCGCTGCTCGCAGGCGTTCACGGTGGCGGCCGTGGCCGTGGCCAGCGGGGTGGACGTGTCCGTCTGGCTGACGGGCGAGTCCGCCTGGTTCGCGCTGCCCGGCCGGGCGGCCGAGTTCGAGCTGCCGCACGCGGCCCCGCTCCCCGACCTGATCGACTCGATCCTCGCCGCGGGCCGGCTGACCCTGTGCACCCAGTGCGCGGCCCGGCGGGACATCACGGAGAAGGACGTCATCGAGGGCGTCCGGATCGCGGGCGCGCAGGTCTTCGTGCAGGAGGCGCTGGCCGAGGACACCCAGGCGCTCGTCTACTGA
- a CDS encoding sulfurtransferase — protein sequence MSRSDVLVDADWLQDNLDNPAIAIVEVDEDTSAYDKNHIRNAIKIDWTQDLQDPVRRDFIDQEGFEKLLSAKGIANDHTVVLYGGNNNWFASYAYWYFKLYGHENVKLLDGGRKKWELDARELVEEVPERPATEYKAKPQNTAIRAFRDDVVKAIGSQNLVDVRSPDEFSGKLLAPAHLPQEQSQRPGHVPTARNIPWSKNANDDGTFKSDEELRKLYEEESIDLSKDTIAYCRIGERSALTWFVLHELLGVENVKNYDGSWTEYGSLVGVPIELGANK from the coding sequence ATGAGCCGCAGCGACGTCCTGGTCGACGCCGACTGGCTCCAGGACAACCTGGACAACCCCGCCATCGCGATCGTCGAGGTGGATGAGGACACGTCGGCCTACGACAAGAACCACATCCGCAACGCCATCAAGATCGACTGGACGCAGGACCTGCAGGACCCGGTCCGCCGCGACTTCATCGACCAGGAGGGCTTCGAGAAGCTCCTGTCGGCGAAGGGCATCGCCAACGACCACACGGTCGTCCTCTACGGCGGCAACAACAACTGGTTCGCGTCCTACGCCTACTGGTACTTCAAGCTCTACGGCCACGAGAACGTCAAGCTCCTCGACGGCGGCCGCAAGAAGTGGGAGCTGGACGCCCGCGAGCTGGTCGAGGAGGTGCCCGAGCGCCCGGCGACCGAGTACAAGGCCAAGCCGCAGAACACCGCCATCCGCGCCTTCCGCGACGACGTCGTCAAGGCCATCGGCAGCCAGAACCTCGTCGACGTCCGCTCGCCCGACGAGTTCTCCGGCAAGCTGCTCGCCCCGGCCCACCTGCCGCAGGAGCAGTCGCAGCGCCCGGGTCACGTCCCGACCGCCCGCAACATCCCGTGGTCGAAGAACGCCAACGACGACGGCACCTTCAAGTCCGACGAAGAGCTGCGCAAGCTCTACGAGGAGGAGAGCATCGACCTCTCCAAGGACACCATCGCCTACTGCCGCATCGGCGAGCGCTCCGCCCTGACCTGGTTCGTCCTGCACGAGCTGCTGGGCGTGGAGAACGTCAAGAACTACGACGGCTCCTGGACCGAGTACGGCTCCCTCGTCGGCGTGCCGATCGAGCTCGGCGCCAACAAGTAA
- the dtd gene encoding D-aminoacyl-tRNA deacylase, with translation MRAVVQRVDGASVVVDGRTVGEIIGEGLCVLVGVTHDDTKEKAAQLARKLWTLRILHDEKSCSDLDAPLLVISQFTLYGDARKGRRPTWNAAAPGEVAEPLVDEVVAQLRALGATVETGRFGAQMRVSLTNDGPFTVLLEM, from the coding sequence ATGCGAGCTGTGGTGCAGAGGGTGGACGGCGCGAGCGTCGTGGTGGACGGCCGGACCGTCGGGGAGATCATCGGCGAGGGCCTGTGCGTGCTCGTGGGCGTCACCCACGACGACACCAAGGAGAAGGCGGCGCAGCTGGCCCGCAAGCTGTGGACCCTGCGGATCCTGCACGACGAGAAGTCGTGCAGCGACCTCGACGCCCCACTCCTGGTGATCAGCCAGTTCACTCTCTACGGCGACGCCCGCAAGGGCCGCCGCCCCACCTGGAACGCGGCCGCGCCCGGCGAGGTCGCCGAGCCGCTGGTCGACGAGGTGGTGGCCCAGCTGCGGGCGCTGGGCGCGACGGTGGAGACGGGCCGGTTCGGCGCGCAGATGCGGGTGTCGCTGACGAACGACGGCCCGTTCACCGTCCTGCTGGAAATGTAG
- a CDS encoding alpha/beta fold hydrolase, with translation MSSGPAGHVARSTPPSTVRPHRETAGGTKSARKRTFLHTADGVRIEAVYEPPRAVYEPPCEPAAGDDDTARPPAGHLVFVVAHGFTGDVNRPHVRRVARALAHHGAVVTFSFRGHGASGGRSTVGDREILDLAAAVDWARALGHTRVVTVGFSMGGSVVLRHAALHREQELAAVVSVSAPARWYYRGTAPMRRLHWLVTRPAGRLVGRYGFRTRIHHRDWDPVPLSPVEAASRIAPTPLLIVHGDRDGYFPLDHPYMLATAAGDHAALWIEPGMGHAEHAADDALLARMGDWATGVAG, from the coding sequence ATGAGCTCAGGTCCGGCAGGTCATGTGGCCCGATCCACCCCGCCATCCACCGTTCGTCCGCATCGCGAGACGGCCGGAGGGACCAAGTCCGCACGAAAGCGGACGTTTCTGCACACGGCCGACGGGGTGCGGATCGAAGCCGTGTACGAACCGCCCCGTGCCGTGTACGAACCGCCATGCGAACCGGCGGCGGGCGACGACGACACCGCGCGGCCGCCCGCCGGCCACCTCGTGTTCGTGGTCGCCCACGGCTTCACCGGTGACGTGAACCGCCCGCACGTGCGCCGGGTGGCGCGCGCCCTCGCGCACCACGGCGCCGTCGTCACCTTCTCGTTCCGCGGCCACGGCGCCTCCGGCGGCCGCTCGACCGTCGGCGACCGCGAGATCCTGGACCTGGCCGCCGCCGTGGACTGGGCCCGCGCCCTCGGGCACACGCGCGTGGTGACCGTCGGCTTCTCCATGGGCGGCTCGGTGGTGCTGCGGCACGCGGCGCTGCACCGGGAGCAGGAACTGGCCGCCGTCGTCTCGGTCAGCGCGCCGGCCCGCTGGTACTACCGCGGCACCGCCCCCATGCGCCGCCTGCACTGGCTGGTCACCCGCCCCGCCGGCCGCCTGGTCGGCCGCTACGGCTTCCGTACCCGCATCCACCACCGCGACTGGGACCCGGTGCCGCTCTCCCCGGTGGAGGCGGCCTCGCGGATCGCTCCGACCCCGCTGCTGATCGTCCACGGCGACCGGGACGGCTACTTCCCGCTCGACCACCCGTACATGCTGGCCACCGCCGCGGGCGACCACGCCGCCCTGTGGATCGAGCCGGGCATGGGCCACGCCGAGCACGCGGCCGACGACGCCCTGCTCGCCCGCATGGGTGACTGGGCCACCGGCGTGGCGGGCTAG
- a CDS encoding folate-binding protein YgfZ: protein MKSPLLSLPGAVPAEGVDEGVAAHYGDLFREQRALADGTGFVDLSHRGVVTVSGEDRLSWLHLLLTQHVSDLPAGEATEALILSANGHIEHALYLVDDGTTVWAHVEPGTQDALIRYLESMKFFYRVDVADRTADHAVVHLPAGSIAEVPEGVVVRQTPFGRDLFLPRERLEEFAAQAGPAAGLLAYEALRVEHHRPRLGFETDHRTIPHELGWIGTAVHLQKGCYRGQETVARVQNLGKPPRRLVFLHLDGSEVHLPPNGTEIRLADDGPDGRKIGFVTTSVRHHELGPVALALVKRNVPVDARLMAGDTAAAQEVVVAP, encoded by the coding sequence ATGAAGAGCCCCCTGCTGTCCCTGCCCGGCGCCGTCCCCGCCGAGGGCGTGGACGAAGGCGTCGCCGCGCACTACGGCGACCTGTTCCGCGAGCAGCGCGCCCTCGCCGACGGCACCGGTTTCGTCGACCTCTCGCACCGCGGGGTCGTCACGGTCTCCGGCGAGGACCGGCTGAGCTGGCTGCACCTGCTGCTCACCCAGCACGTCAGCGACCTGCCCGCGGGCGAGGCCACCGAGGCGCTGATCCTGTCCGCCAACGGCCACATCGAGCACGCGCTCTACCTGGTCGACGACGGCACGACGGTGTGGGCGCACGTGGAGCCCGGCACCCAGGACGCGCTGATCCGGTACCTGGAGTCGATGAAGTTCTTCTACCGGGTCGACGTCGCCGACCGCACCGCCGACCACGCGGTCGTCCACCTGCCCGCCGGTTCCATCGCCGAGGTCCCGGAGGGCGTCGTCGTACGGCAGACCCCGTTCGGCCGTGATCTGTTCCTGCCGCGCGAGCGGCTGGAGGAGTTCGCGGCGCAGGCCGGCCCGGCGGCCGGGCTGCTCGCCTACGAGGCGCTGCGCGTCGAGCACCACCGGCCCCGCCTCGGCTTCGAGACCGACCACCGGACCATCCCGCACGAGCTGGGCTGGATCGGCACGGCCGTGCACCTGCAGAAGGGCTGCTACCGCGGCCAGGAAACCGTCGCCCGGGTGCAGAACCTGGGCAAGCCGCCGCGCCGGCTGGTCTTCCTGCACCTGGACGGCAGCGAGGTCCACCTGCCGCCGAACGGCACCGAGATCCGGCTCGCGGACGACGGCCCCGACGGCCGGAAGATCGGCTTCGTCACCACCTCCGTACGCCACCACGAGCTGGGCCCGGTCGCCCTCGCGCTGGTGAAGCGGAACGTGCCGGTGGACGCCCGGCTGATGGCCGGGGACACCGCGGCGGCGCAGGAAGTCGTCGTCGCCCCGTAG
- a CDS encoding LacI family DNA-binding transcriptional regulator has product MAKVTRDDVARLAGTSTAVVSYVINNGPRPVAPATRERVLAAIKELGYRPDRVAQAMASRRTDLIGLIIPDARQPFFGEMAHAVEQAASERGKMVLVGNTDYVGEREVHYLRAFLGMRVSGLILVSHALNDLAAAEIEAWDARIVLLHERPESIDDVAVVTDDLGGAQLAVRHLLEHGYEYVACMGGTAETPAVGDPVSDHVEGWRRAMEEAGVPTEGRLFEAPYNRYDAYRVALEILAGPDRPPAIFCSTDDQAIGLLRAARELRIDVPGELAVAGFDDIKEAALADPPLTTVASDRSAMARAAVDLVLDDGLRVAGSRRERLKVFPSRLVVRRSCGCE; this is encoded by the coding sequence GTGGCCAAGGTGACTCGGGATGATGTGGCGCGGCTGGCGGGGACTTCGACCGCCGTCGTCAGCTATGTCATCAACAACGGACCCCGGCCGGTCGCCCCGGCCACGCGCGAGCGTGTCCTCGCGGCGATCAAGGAACTGGGTTACCGGCCGGACCGGGTCGCCCAGGCGATGGCCTCCCGCCGCACCGACCTCATAGGCCTGATCATCCCGGACGCCCGCCAGCCCTTCTTCGGGGAGATGGCGCACGCGGTCGAACAGGCCGCGTCGGAGCGCGGGAAGATGGTCCTGGTCGGCAACACCGACTACGTCGGCGAGCGCGAGGTCCACTACCTGCGCGCCTTCCTCGGGATGCGGGTCTCCGGCCTGATCCTCGTCTCGCACGCGCTGAACGACCTGGCCGCCGCCGAGATCGAGGCGTGGGACGCCCGGATCGTGCTGCTGCACGAGCGCCCCGAGTCCATCGACGACGTCGCCGTGGTCACCGACGACCTGGGCGGCGCCCAGCTCGCCGTACGCCACCTGCTGGAGCACGGCTACGAGTACGTCGCCTGCATGGGCGGCACCGCCGAGACCCCGGCGGTCGGCGACCCGGTCTCCGACCACGTCGAGGGCTGGCGGCGCGCCATGGAGGAGGCGGGCGTCCCGACCGAGGGACGGCTGTTCGAAGCGCCGTACAACCGTTACGACGCCTACCGGGTGGCCCTGGAGATCCTCGCCGGCCCGGACCGCCCGCCCGCGATCTTCTGCTCCACCGACGACCAGGCGATCGGCCTGCTCCGCGCGGCCCGCGAACTGCGCATCGACGTCCCCGGCGAGCTGGCCGTGGCCGGCTTCGACGACATCAAGGAGGCCGCGCTCGCCGACCCGCCGCTGACCACGGTCGCCTCGGACCGGTCCGCGATGGCGCGCGCCGCGGTGGACCTCGTCCTCGACGACGGGCTGCGGGTGGCGGGCTCACGGCGGGAACGGCTGAAGGTGTTCCCGTCGCGGCTGGTGGTGCGGCGGTCGTGCGGCTGTGAGTGA
- a CDS encoding DUF2993 domain-containing protein, translating to MRALRILLIVVVVLGGLFVAADRIAVHFAEGEAADRLRATENLPRTPDVSINGFPFLTQVAGGELDDVEVGIQDYEAAAGDGGKIRIDDLQAHMKGVRFSGDYSSATAASATGTATIAYDELMKAAKSEPTQVAPDITARVVSLANGGNGKIKVGVEVELPVLGTRQLSVLSTVSVKGDNVEVRTDSLPELAGLDLAENSVREITDFQQAIDDLPGGIRLDKVEAAADGVEISVKGSDVRLAG from the coding sequence ATGCGCGCGCTGCGAATACTTCTGATCGTCGTCGTGGTGCTCGGCGGACTCTTCGTGGCCGCCGACCGCATCGCCGTGCACTTCGCCGAGGGAGAGGCCGCGGACCGGCTGCGGGCCACCGAGAACCTGCCGCGGACCCCGGACGTGTCGATCAACGGCTTCCCCTTCCTCACCCAGGTGGCCGGCGGCGAGCTGGACGACGTCGAGGTCGGCATCCAGGACTACGAGGCCGCCGCGGGCGACGGCGGGAAGATCCGCATCGACGACCTCCAGGCCCACATGAAGGGCGTGCGGTTCTCCGGCGACTACAGCTCCGCCACCGCCGCCTCGGCCACCGGCACGGCGACCATCGCCTACGACGAGCTGATGAAGGCCGCCAAGTCGGAGCCCACGCAGGTGGCCCCCGACATCACCGCCCGCGTGGTGAGCCTCGCCAACGGCGGCAACGGCAAGATCAAGGTGGGTGTGGAGGTCGAGCTGCCGGTCCTCGGCACCCGGCAGCTGTCCGTGCTCAGCACCGTCAGCGTCAAGGGCGACAACGTCGAGGTGCGCACCGACTCCCTGCCGGAGCTGGCCGGGCTCGACCTCGCCGAGAACTCGGTCCGCGAGATCACCGACTTCCAGCAGGCCATCGACGACCTGCCGGGCGGCATCCGGCTGGACAAGGTCGAGGCCGCGGCGGACGGGGTGGAGATCTCCGTGAAGGGTTCGGACGTCCGGCTGGCCGGGTAG
- a CDS encoding sigma-70 family RNA polymerase sigma factor, whose product MDGIATDRFDTSRFEASRNRLASLAYRLLGSAADAEDAVQDAFLHWQAADRQRIRVPEAWLTKVVTHLCLDRLRSAQARRERAVGAWLPEPLLDGDPMLGPADTFEQRESVSLAVLTLMERLSPVERAVYLLREAFSHSHAEIAEILDITESASQQHLHRARRRLTAGRRRSGAPDPESARRIVEEFLAAASSGRTDRLVALLTDDATAISDGAGRAERLLRFDTPQRIATVVRAGFRPTPAKRRLAGGTPAVHYAPVNGAPAVLFVLGDRVIGAVTFDLADGRIATVRGIAAPARLVRLGEAWRRHEPDTPLIAQW is encoded by the coding sequence GTGGACGGCATCGCCACCGATCGCTTCGACACCAGCCGGTTCGAGGCCAGCCGGAACCGGCTGGCCTCACTGGCGTACCGCCTGCTGGGCTCCGCCGCCGACGCCGAGGACGCCGTGCAGGACGCGTTCCTGCACTGGCAGGCGGCCGACCGGCAGCGGATCAGGGTGCCGGAGGCCTGGCTGACCAAGGTCGTCACCCATCTCTGTCTCGACCGGCTCCGCTCGGCACAGGCCCGCCGCGAACGCGCCGTCGGTGCCTGGCTGCCCGAACCGCTTCTCGACGGCGACCCGATGCTCGGCCCGGCCGACACGTTCGAGCAGCGCGAATCGGTCTCGCTGGCCGTGCTGACGCTCATGGAACGCCTGTCACCCGTCGAGCGGGCCGTCTACCTCCTGCGCGAGGCGTTCTCCCACAGCCACGCCGAGATCGCCGAGATCCTCGACATCACCGAGTCCGCGAGCCAGCAGCACCTGCACCGGGCCCGGCGCCGCCTCACCGCCGGCCGCCGCCGCAGCGGTGCACCGGACCCGGAATCGGCCCGCCGGATCGTCGAGGAATTCCTCGCCGCGGCCTCCTCGGGCCGTACCGACCGGCTCGTGGCGCTGCTCACCGACGACGCGACCGCGATCTCCGACGGCGCGGGCCGGGCCGAGCGGCTGCTGCGGTTCGACACCCCGCAGCGCATCGCCACGGTCGTCCGGGCCGGCTTCCGGCCCACGCCCGCGAAGCGGCGCCTGGCCGGTGGCACCCCCGCCGTCCACTACGCGCCCGTCAACGGGGCCCCCGCCGTCCTCTTCGTGCTGGGCGACCGGGTCATCGGCGCCGTCACGTTCGACCTCGCCGACGGGCGGATCGCCACCGTGCGCGGTATCGCCGCGCCCGCCCGCCTGGTCCGCCTCGGCGAGGCGTGGCGGCGGCACGAGCCGGACACGCCGCTCATCGCCCAGTGGTGA
- a CDS encoding Fur family transcriptional regulator, with amino-acid sequence MVSTDWKSDLRQRGYRLTPQRQLVLEAVDTLEHATPDDILSEVRKTASGVNISTVYRTLELLEELGLVSHAHLGHGAPTYHLADRHHHIHLVCRDCSGVIEADVSVAAEFTAKLREQFGFDTDMKHFAIFGRCEDCSLKSSSTES; translated from the coding sequence GTGGTGAGCACCGACTGGAAGAGCGATCTGCGGCAGCGCGGCTACCGGCTGACCCCGCAGCGGCAACTCGTGCTCGAAGCCGTGGACACCCTGGAGCACGCGACCCCCGACGACATCCTCAGCGAGGTGAGGAAGACGGCGTCGGGGGTCAACATTTCCACGGTCTACCGGACGCTGGAGCTGCTGGAGGAACTGGGGCTGGTCAGCCACGCCCACCTGGGCCACGGGGCGCCGACGTACCACCTGGCCGACCGGCACCACCACATCCACCTGGTGTGCCGGGACTGCTCCGGCGTCATCGAGGCGGATGTGAGCGTGGCCGCCGAGTTCACCGCGAAGCTGCGCGAGCAGTTCGGGTTCGACACGGACATGAAGCACTTCGCGATCTTCGGCCGGTGTGAGGACTGTTCGCTGAAGTCTTCAAGTACCGAGTCGTAG